One window of Paludibacter propionicigenes WB4 genomic DNA carries:
- a CDS encoding DEAD/DEAH box helicase: protein MTFTDFNINSPLLNALSDLGLTQPTTIQEKAYPVIMSGKDMVGIAQTGTGKTIAYLLPCLRQWKFTKEKHPQILIVVPTRELVIQVVEQVEKLTTYMSVRVVGVYGGVNMIRQTPLVVAGVDVLVATPGRLLDLALNGSLKLKSIKRFVIDEVDEMLNLGFRPQLVRIIDLLPTKRQNLMFSATISEELKDLVHDFFVEPLEIEAAPTGTPLENIKQIGFRVPNFYTKVNMLEFLLNNHPEFSKVLVFTSTKKLADALYDEIASKFPGQFGLIHSNKSQNNRFESMRGFKESEYRVLIATDIVARGLDISDVSHVVNFDVPEVPENYMHRIGRTGRADKKGVALTFITKADKEYREAIEALMNKKIPMTAMPEEVEVSKELTLDEMPQVTMKNTLVKLPKKEEGGEAFHEKKDKNKKVNMKVRRAAAMKIKYKKPKTRGQKTK, encoded by the coding sequence ATGTCCGGTAAGGATATGGTGGGAATAGCGCAAACAGGAACCGGAAAGACTATAGCTTACCTGCTGCCTTGTCTGCGTCAATGGAAATTTACGAAAGAAAAACATCCTCAGATTTTAATAGTTGTTCCTACTCGTGAACTTGTTATTCAGGTTGTTGAACAGGTTGAAAAACTGACCACTTATATGAGTGTTCGGGTAGTGGGAGTCTATGGAGGTGTAAATATGATTCGTCAGACTCCGCTGGTTGTAGCCGGTGTGGATGTTTTGGTTGCCACTCCCGGTAGATTATTGGATTTGGCGCTCAATGGTAGCCTGAAGCTCAAATCGATTAAACGATTTGTGATTGATGAGGTGGATGAAATGCTGAATCTGGGATTTCGTCCTCAGTTGGTTCGCATTATCGACTTGTTGCCAACAAAACGTCAGAACCTGATGTTTTCAGCGACTATTTCGGAAGAGCTAAAAGATTTGGTTCACGATTTCTTTGTTGAACCACTTGAAATTGAAGCTGCTCCAACCGGTACGCCACTTGAAAATATCAAACAGATTGGATTCCGTGTACCAAACTTCTACACCAAGGTGAATATGTTGGAATTCTTGCTGAACAATCATCCTGAATTTTCCAAGGTGCTGGTGTTTACTTCTACGAAGAAACTCGCTGACGCTTTGTATGATGAGATTGCCTCAAAGTTCCCTGGTCAGTTTGGTTTGATTCACTCTAATAAGAGCCAGAATAACCGTTTTGAATCCATGAGAGGTTTCAAGGAAAGTGAATATAGAGTGTTGATTGCTACGGATATTGTGGCTCGTGGTTTGGATATTTCGGATGTATCGCACGTGGTTAACTTCGATGTTCCAGAAGTTCCGGAGAATTATATGCACCGTATAGGCCGAACCGGACGTGCTGATAAAAAAGGCGTTGCATTGACTTTTATCACCAAAGCCGACAAAGAATACCGTGAAGCGATAGAGGCGCTGATGAATAAAAAAATTCCGATGACAGCCATGCCCGAAGAAGTGGAGGTGTCAAAAGAGCTGACCTTGGATGAAATGCCGCAAGTGACTATGAAAAATACGCTGGTAAAACTTCCCAAGAAAGAAGAAGGAGGGGAGGCTTTTCATGAGAAAAAAGATAAGAACAAAAAAGTAAATATGAAGGTACGCCGGGCGGCTGCCATGAAAATAAAATATAAGAAGCCCAAAACTAGAGGACAGAAGACTAAATAG